In Chelmon rostratus isolate fCheRos1 chromosome 9, fCheRos1.pri, whole genome shotgun sequence, the following proteins share a genomic window:
- the anxa6 gene encoding annexin A6 isoform X2: protein MVFRGTITDAPDFDASADAETLYNAMKGFGSDKEAILDLVTSRSNAQRQEIIAAYKSSFGKDLIDDLKYELTGKFERLIVSLMRTPAYHDAKEINDAVKGAGTNERCLVEIMASRNNKQIHEMVAAYKDAYGRDIEDDITADTSGHFKKMLVALLQGTRDESGVVDADLVEQDAQELYAAGEEQWGTDEAKFIMILGSRSVTHLRMVFDAYEKITELSIEDSIKNELSGDFERLMLAVVQCIRSVPMFFAKRLYKSMKGLGTADNTLIRIMISRSETDMLDIRECFRLRYEKSLYNMIKDDTSGDYKRTLLNLCGGDDDLAGEFFPEAAQIAYKMWELSAMTKIQLRPTVRPAPNFDPAADAQALRKAMKGFGTDEDAIIDIVAQRSNAQRQEIRQAFKSLLGRDLMKDLKSELSKNLERLIIGLMLTPAEFDAKMMRKAMEGAGTDEHALIEILVTRSNEEIHAMNAAYQNAYKKTLEEAIQSDTSGHFCRILVSLVQGAREEGPADMERANADAQELADACNADSDDMEMKFMSILCTRSFPHLRKVFQEFVRCTNKDIEQIIKKEMSGDVKNAFYAIVRSVKNQPSYFADRLYKAMKGLGTDDRALIRIMVSRCEIDLFNIRKEFKETHDDSLHEFIQGDTSGDYRKTLLVLCGGED, encoded by the exons ATG GTGTTCAGAGGCACAATAACAGATGCTCCGGACTTTGATGCCAGCGCCGATGCCGAGACTCTTTACAATGCTATGAAAGGCTTCG GAAGTGATAAAGAGGCCATATTGGACCTGGTCACCTCAAGAAGCAATGCACAGAGGCAGGAAATCATTGCAGCATACAAAAGCAGCTTTGGAAAG GACCTGATTGATGATCTGAAGTATGAGCTGACGGGGAAATTTGAGCGCCTCATCGTCAGTCTGATGAGAACCCCAGCCTACCATGATGCCAAAGAAATCAATGATGCAGTCAAA GGAGCTGGAACAAACGAGAGGTGCCTTGTTGAAATCATGGCATCCAGGAACAACAAACAGATACATGAGATGGTTGCAGCATACAAGGATG cctaTGGCAGAGACATAGAGGACGATATAACTGCAGACACTTCGGGTCACTTTAAGAAGATGCTGGTTGCTTTACTTCAG GGGACCAGAGATGAGTCAGGAGTGGTGGACGCTGACCTGGTGGAGCAGGATGCACAA GAGCTGTATGCAGCTGGAGAAGAGCAGTGGGGGACAGACGAGGCCAAATTCATCATGATCCTGGGAAGCCGTAGCGTGACCCACCTCCGCATGG TTTTCGACGCATACGAGAAGATTACAGAGCTGTCCATAGAGGACAGCATAAAGAATGAGCTGTCTGGGGACTTTGAAAGGCTGATGCTGGCTGTTG TCCAGTGCATAAGGAGTGTTCCCATGTTCTTTGCCAAGCGCCTTTACAAGTCAATGAAG GGTCTTGGTACAGCTGACAACACCCTGATCAGGATCATGATTTCTCGCTCTGAAACAGACATGTTGGACATTCGAGAGTGTTTCCGTTTAAGATATGAGAAGTCACTTTATAACATGATTAAG GATGACACATCAGGGGATTACAAGAGGACTCTGCTCAATCTGTGTGGAGGGGATGATGA CTTAGCTGGAGAGTTCTTCCCTGAAGCTGCTCAGATAGCCTACAAGATGTGGGAATTAAGTGCCATGACCAAAATCCAG CTAAGGCCAACAGTTCGTCCTGCACCCAACTTTGACCCTGCTGCTGATGCACAAGCCCTGAGGAAAGCTATGAAAGGATTCG GAACAGATGAAGACGCGATCATTGACATCGTTGCACAGAGAAGCAATGCTCAGAGGCAAGAGATCAGACAGGCCTTCAAATCCCTCCTGGGAAGG GATCTGATGAAGGACCTGAAGTCTGAGCTGTCCAAGAACTTGGAGAGGCTGATTATTGGGCTCATGTTGACTCCTGCAGAGTTTGATGCCAAAATGATGAGGAAGGCAATGGAG GGTGCTGGGACAGATGAACATGCTCTGATCGAGATCCTGGTCACCAGGAGCAATGAGGAAATACATGCCATGAACGCTGCTTATCAGAATG CCTATAAGAAGACTCTGGAGGAAGCTATTCAGTCAGACACATCAGGCCACTTCTGCCGCATCCTTGTTTCTCTCGTGCAG GGTGCAAGAGAGGAGGGCCCTGCAGATATGGAAAGAGCTAATGCAGATGCTCAG GAACTTGCAGATGCATGCAATGCAGATTCTGATGACATGGAGATGAAGTTCATGAGTATTCTGTGCACCAGAAGCTTCCCCCATCTTAGGAAAG TATTCCAGGAGTTTGTTAGATGCACCAATAAGGACATTGAACAGATTATCAAGAAGGAGATGTCAGGAGATGTGAAAAACGCCTTTTATGCAATAG TTCGCAGTGTAAAGAACCAGCCTTCTTATTTTGCAGACCGCTTATACAAAGCCATGAAG GGCCTTGGTACAGACGACAGAGCGCTGATCCGCATCATGGTGTCCCGTTGTGAGATCGACCTTTTCAACATTCGTAAAGAGTTCAAGGAAACACATGATGACTCCCTCCATGAATTCATCCAG GGCGATACCTCAGGAGACTACCGTAAAACCCTGCTCGTGCTCTGCGGAGGGGAAGATTAA
- the anxa6 gene encoding annexin A6 isoform X1, whose translation MVFRGTITDAPDFDASADAETLYNAMKGFGSDKEAILDLVTSRSNAQRQEIIAAYKSSFGKDLIDDLKYELTGKFERLIVSLMRTPAYHDAKEINDAVKGAGTNERCLVEIMASRNNKQIHEMVAAYKDAYGRDIEDDITADTSGHFKKMLVALLQGTRDESGVVDADLVEQDAQELYAAGEEQWGTDEAKFIMILGSRSVTHLRMVFDAYEKITELSIEDSIKNELSGDFERLMLAVVQCIRSVPMFFAKRLYKSMKGLGTADNTLIRIMISRSETDMLDIRECFRLRYEKSLYNMIKDDTSGDYKRTLLNLCGGDDDLAGEFFPEAAQIAYKMWELSAMTKIQLRPTVRPAPNFDPAADAQALRKAMKGFGTDEDAIIDIVAQRSNAQRQEIRQAFKSLLGRDLMKDLKSELSKNLERLIIGLMLTPAEFDAKMMRKAMEGAGTDEHALIEILVTRSNEEIHAMNAAYQNAYKKTLEEAIQSDTSGHFCRILVSLVQGAREEGPADMERANADAQELADACNADSDDMEMKFMSILCTRSFPHLRKVFQEFVRCTNKDIEQIIKKEMSGDVKNAFYAIVRSVKNQPSYFADRLYKAMKGLGTDDRALIRIMVSRCEIDLFNIRKEFKETHDDSLHEFIQVETMIGDTSGDYRKTLLVLCGGED comes from the exons ATG GTGTTCAGAGGCACAATAACAGATGCTCCGGACTTTGATGCCAGCGCCGATGCCGAGACTCTTTACAATGCTATGAAAGGCTTCG GAAGTGATAAAGAGGCCATATTGGACCTGGTCACCTCAAGAAGCAATGCACAGAGGCAGGAAATCATTGCAGCATACAAAAGCAGCTTTGGAAAG GACCTGATTGATGATCTGAAGTATGAGCTGACGGGGAAATTTGAGCGCCTCATCGTCAGTCTGATGAGAACCCCAGCCTACCATGATGCCAAAGAAATCAATGATGCAGTCAAA GGAGCTGGAACAAACGAGAGGTGCCTTGTTGAAATCATGGCATCCAGGAACAACAAACAGATACATGAGATGGTTGCAGCATACAAGGATG cctaTGGCAGAGACATAGAGGACGATATAACTGCAGACACTTCGGGTCACTTTAAGAAGATGCTGGTTGCTTTACTTCAG GGGACCAGAGATGAGTCAGGAGTGGTGGACGCTGACCTGGTGGAGCAGGATGCACAA GAGCTGTATGCAGCTGGAGAAGAGCAGTGGGGGACAGACGAGGCCAAATTCATCATGATCCTGGGAAGCCGTAGCGTGACCCACCTCCGCATGG TTTTCGACGCATACGAGAAGATTACAGAGCTGTCCATAGAGGACAGCATAAAGAATGAGCTGTCTGGGGACTTTGAAAGGCTGATGCTGGCTGTTG TCCAGTGCATAAGGAGTGTTCCCATGTTCTTTGCCAAGCGCCTTTACAAGTCAATGAAG GGTCTTGGTACAGCTGACAACACCCTGATCAGGATCATGATTTCTCGCTCTGAAACAGACATGTTGGACATTCGAGAGTGTTTCCGTTTAAGATATGAGAAGTCACTTTATAACATGATTAAG GATGACACATCAGGGGATTACAAGAGGACTCTGCTCAATCTGTGTGGAGGGGATGATGA CTTAGCTGGAGAGTTCTTCCCTGAAGCTGCTCAGATAGCCTACAAGATGTGGGAATTAAGTGCCATGACCAAAATCCAG CTAAGGCCAACAGTTCGTCCTGCACCCAACTTTGACCCTGCTGCTGATGCACAAGCCCTGAGGAAAGCTATGAAAGGATTCG GAACAGATGAAGACGCGATCATTGACATCGTTGCACAGAGAAGCAATGCTCAGAGGCAAGAGATCAGACAGGCCTTCAAATCCCTCCTGGGAAGG GATCTGATGAAGGACCTGAAGTCTGAGCTGTCCAAGAACTTGGAGAGGCTGATTATTGGGCTCATGTTGACTCCTGCAGAGTTTGATGCCAAAATGATGAGGAAGGCAATGGAG GGTGCTGGGACAGATGAACATGCTCTGATCGAGATCCTGGTCACCAGGAGCAATGAGGAAATACATGCCATGAACGCTGCTTATCAGAATG CCTATAAGAAGACTCTGGAGGAAGCTATTCAGTCAGACACATCAGGCCACTTCTGCCGCATCCTTGTTTCTCTCGTGCAG GGTGCAAGAGAGGAGGGCCCTGCAGATATGGAAAGAGCTAATGCAGATGCTCAG GAACTTGCAGATGCATGCAATGCAGATTCTGATGACATGGAGATGAAGTTCATGAGTATTCTGTGCACCAGAAGCTTCCCCCATCTTAGGAAAG TATTCCAGGAGTTTGTTAGATGCACCAATAAGGACATTGAACAGATTATCAAGAAGGAGATGTCAGGAGATGTGAAAAACGCCTTTTATGCAATAG TTCGCAGTGTAAAGAACCAGCCTTCTTATTTTGCAGACCGCTTATACAAAGCCATGAAG GGCCTTGGTACAGACGACAGAGCGCTGATCCGCATCATGGTGTCCCGTTGTGAGATCGACCTTTTCAACATTCGTAAAGAGTTCAAGGAAACACATGATGACTCCCTCCATGAATTCATCCAGGTAGAAACCATGATT GGCGATACCTCAGGAGACTACCGTAAAACCCTGCTCGTGCTCTGCGGAGGGGAAGATTAA